A part of Micromonospora chersina genomic DNA contains:
- a CDS encoding C39 family peptidase: MDRTSLRSVAVAGATALALLAPTAPAGATTTTVTHDEQITWQGWSGAAWSTGTAAGTTGTAAGLTLTTPVGTILYKDPHSNTRRTWAYGTWTSPLTQVGFSATELVTSWNADTPAGTWLQVELQGTYTTGTRTPWYVMGRWASGDGDIRRTSVDRQGDKTSSVYTDTFAINNPAAGVLLRAYQLRVTLYRDPASTVTPVLRSVGAMSSNVPDRFTVAPSAGHIAWGTELAVPRYSQNIHAGQYPEYGGGGEAWCSPTSTEMVVEYWGRRPSPADTSWVDPGYADPTVDHAARMTYDWQYGGTGNWPFNTAYAASFPGLEAKVTRLHSLDEVEQFIAAGIPVVTSQSFLASELDGAGYGTAGHLMVVVGFTATGDVIANDPASPSDAAVRHVYRRDQFEQIWQRTRRTTASGGTGSGSGGVVYLIKPTEVAWPAVAGSTNW; this comes from the coding sequence ATGGACCGGACATCCCTGCGGTCGGTCGCCGTCGCCGGCGCCACCGCGCTCGCCCTCCTCGCCCCCACCGCGCCGGCCGGCGCGACCACCACCACCGTCACCCACGACGAGCAGATCACCTGGCAGGGGTGGTCCGGCGCGGCCTGGTCGACCGGCACCGCCGCCGGCACCACCGGCACGGCGGCCGGCCTGACCCTCACCACCCCGGTCGGCACCATCCTCTACAAGGACCCGCACAGCAACACCCGGCGCACCTGGGCCTACGGGACCTGGACCTCGCCGCTCACCCAGGTCGGCTTCTCCGCCACCGAGCTGGTCACCTCGTGGAACGCCGACACCCCCGCCGGCACCTGGCTCCAGGTCGAACTCCAGGGCACCTACACCACCGGCACCCGCACCCCCTGGTACGTGATGGGCCGCTGGGCCTCCGGCGACGGCGACATCCGGCGCACCAGCGTCGACCGGCAGGGCGACAAGACCTCCAGCGTCTACACGGACACGTTCGCCATCAACAACCCGGCCGCCGGGGTGCTGCTGCGGGCGTACCAGCTCCGGGTGACCCTCTACCGGGACCCGGCCTCGACGGTCACGCCGGTGCTCCGCTCGGTCGGCGCGATGAGCTCGAACGTGCCGGACCGGTTCACCGTCGCCCCCAGCGCCGGGCACATCGCCTGGGGCACCGAGCTGGCCGTGCCGCGCTACTCGCAGAACATCCACGCCGGCCAGTACCCGGAGTACGGCGGCGGCGGCGAGGCATGGTGCTCACCCACCTCCACCGAGATGGTGGTCGAGTACTGGGGCCGCAGGCCCTCCCCGGCCGACACGTCCTGGGTGGACCCGGGCTACGCCGACCCGACCGTCGACCATGCCGCCCGGATGACCTATGACTGGCAGTACGGCGGCACCGGCAACTGGCCGTTCAACACGGCGTACGCGGCCAGCTTCCCGGGCCTGGAGGCCAAGGTGACCCGGCTGCACTCGCTCGACGAGGTGGAGCAGTTCATCGCCGCCGGCATCCCCGTGGTGACCAGCCAGTCCTTCCTCGCCAGCGAGCTGGACGGTGCCGGCTACGGCACGGCCGGGCACCTCATGGTGGTGGTCGGCTTCACCGCCACCGGCGACGTGATCGCCAACGACCCGGCCTCGCCCAGCGACGCCGCGGTCCGGCACGTCTACCGGCGCGACCAGTTCGAGCAGATCTGGCAGCGGACCCGGCGGACCACCGCGAGCGGCGGCACCGGCAGCGGCTCCGGCGGCGTCGTCTACCTGATCAAACCGACCGAGGTGGCCTGGCCCGCCGTGGCCGGTTCCACCAACTGGTGA